In a single window of the Campylobacter iguaniorum genome:
- a CDS encoding glycosyltransferase family 2 protein yields the protein MYKICFLIPYFNHPRNIVKICEILKAYDKTIVIIDDGSDEASKKAIKDLDVIKLSNEKNLGKGAAVKTGFAWALEHGFTHAFQVDADMQHDLRVIPKMLELSATNPSNLICGYGKYGQDIPKSRLYGRKITDFWVYINTFGGKFKDAMTGMRIYPLDLKAIKDTTSNRMEFDIEILMNYYKNGVEICWIEVPVRYGEISYFRSFRDNFLISKMQAKAFFTLPFFIYKRLKSGK from the coding sequence TTGTATAAAATTTGCTTTTTGATACCGTATTTTAACCACCCGCGAAACATAGTCAAAATCTGCGAAATCTTGAAGGCTTACGATAAAACAATAGTCATCATAGATGATGGAAGCGATGAAGCCTCCAAAAAAGCTATCAAGGATTTGGACGTTATTAAGCTAAGTAACGAAAAAAATCTTGGCAAAGGGGCTGCGGTTAAAACTGGTTTTGCTTGGGCTTTAGAGCATGGATTTACCCACGCATTTCAAGTAGATGCCGATATGCAACACGACCTAAGAGTCATACCAAAAATGCTTGAATTATCAGCCACAAATCCTTCGAATTTAATCTGTGGATATGGAAAATACGGGCAAGACATACCAAAAAGTAGGCTTTATGGTAGAAAAATTACCGATTTTTGGGTATATATAAACACTTTTGGTGGCAAATTTAAAGACGCGATGACTGGCATGAGAATCTATCCTTTGGATCTTAAGGCTATCAAAGATACGACTTCAAACAGAATGGAGTTTGATATCGAAATACTTATGAATTACTACAAAAATGGAGTTGAGATTTGTTGGATTGAAGTGCCAGTAAGATATGGTGAGATTTCGTATTTTAGGTCATTTAGGGATAATTTTCTAATATCAAAAATGCAAGCGAAAGCGTTTTTTACTCTGCCATTTTTCATTTACAAAAGGCTAAAAAGTGGCAAATAA